From a single Accipiter gentilis chromosome 8, bAccGen1.1, whole genome shotgun sequence genomic region:
- the FOXE3 gene encoding forkhead box protein E3: MNAAGFPCLRGMCTLPAPSPAAAASPGSPGPARGSPPAGQAPPVKPEPRGGGGSPPPPPPPPPPPPLPPPTEEQPPPAGGRRRKRPVQRGKPPYSYIALIAMAIANAAERKLTLGGIYKFITERFPFYRENPKKWQNSIRHNLTLNDCFVKIPREPGHPGKGNYWTLDPAAEDMFDNGSFLRRRKRFKRTDITTYPGYMQNSSAFTPPPAGRPAAPTAPYPNALCSPGYGPQLSGAVFHPYAAGAAPPAQHPRMFSIDSLISGQQALQPSPPAELGHPSLGLPGAELAPACSAGTSEPPCFQAQPVSPGLLGRAGPNTLAYPYAASPPHLPVAQGSYSPGSPQLYGAPNRLALPAMRPPACAEHGEQLLGLSASPLGQFGSGNTYMRQPNFPGLERYM; the protein is encoded by the coding sequence ATGAACGCGGCCGGCTTCCCCTGCCTGCGAGGCATGTGTACGCTGCCggcgcccagccccgccgccgcggccagTCCCGGTtcccccgggccggcccgggggtCTCCGCCCGCCGGGCAGGCGCCGCCGGTGAAGCCGGAGCCGCGGGGCGGTGGGGGcagccctccccctcctcctcctcctcctccgccgccgccgctgccgccccccaCCGAGGAACAGCCGCCCCCCGCCGGGGGTCGCCGGAGGAAGCGGCCGGTGCAGCGGGGCAAACCCCCCTACTCTTACATCGCCCTCATCGCCATGGCCATCGCCAACGCCGCCGAGAGGAAGCTCACCTTGGGGGGCATCTACAAGTTCATCACCGAGCGCTTCCCTTTCTACCGGGAGAACCCCAAGAAGTGGCAGAACAGCATCCGCCACAACCTCACCCTCAACGACTGCTTCGTCAAGATCCCCCGGGAACCCGGCCATCCCGGCAAGGGCAACTACTGGACGCTGGACCCGGCCGCCGAGGACATGTTCGACAACGGGAGCTTCCTGCGCCGGAGGAAGCGCTTCAAGCGCACCGACATCACCACCTACCCCGGCTACATGCAGAACTCCAGCGCCTTcacgcccccgcccgccggccgccccgctgcACCGACAGCCCCCTACCCCAACGCCCTCTGCTCGCCCGGCTACGGCCCCCAGCTCTCCGGCGCCGTCTTCCACCCCTACGCGGCCGGGGCAGCACCGCCGGCGCAGCATCCCAGGATGTTCAGCATCGACAGCCTCATCAGCGGGCAGCAGGCCCTGCAGCCCTCGCCGCCCGCCGAGCTGGGCCATCCGTCGCTGGGCTTGCCCGGAGCTGAGCTGGCTCCCGCCTGCTCCGCCGGCACCTCCGAGCCTCCCTGCTTCCAGGCTCAGCCCGTCAGCCCCGGCTTGTTGGGCCGGGCAGGCCCCAACACCCTGGCTTACCCCTACGCCGCTTCGCCGCCCCACCTGCCCGTGGCACAGGGCAGCTACTCTCCCGGCAGCCCGCAGCTCTACGGGGCTCCCAACAGACTGGCTCTGCCGGCCATGCGGCCCCCCGCCTGCGCCGAGCACGGCGAGCAGCTCCTGGGGCTCTCAGCGTCGCCGCTCGGCCAGTTCGGCTCCGGCAACACCTACATGAGGCAGCCCAATTTCCCCGGCCTGGAGCGGTACATGTGA